The sequence below is a genomic window from Novosphingobium sp. KACC 22771.
GTCACCCTGACAGCGGTGCGTACCGGCGGAGCGCATGAAGGCTGGCCGGGAACATCGTGTGCCGCTTAGCGATCGGGTAATGGAAATTTTAAAGGCGACGCCTGAAAGCGAACGCCATGGCTTGGTCTTCACGCGGGGGGCAGGAGGCCGGCCTCTGACGAACATGGCTATGCCAATGCTGTTAAGGAGAATGGACCTGGAGGTTACCGTTCATGGCTTTCGATCGACTTTCCGCGATTGGGCGGCCGAGACGACTAACTTTCCAAACGAGGTATGTGAAATGGCTCTGGCGCATAC
It includes:
- a CDS encoding tyrosine-type recombinase/integrase — encoded protein: MEILKATPESERHGLVFTRGAGGRPLTNMAMPMLLRRMDLEVTVHGFRSTFRDWAAETTNFPNEVCEMALAHTIPGKAEAAYRRGDLFNKRRKLMEAWAEYCECKEGKG